A segment of the Deltaproteobacteria bacterium genome:
CTGGACAATTCCACACCGAGCAGGACAAGGAATTCACGGGCCGCCCGAGCCCGGCGTTCACCCAGGGCCAAGTTGTATTCCTCGGTGCCTCGCTCGTCGCAATGCCCTTCAATCAGAACCCGGACGGTCTGGTTGGCCTTCAACGTGTCGGCTACAAGCTGCAGGTTCGCTCTGGCCTCGGGCTTGAGATCCGAGGAGTCGAAGTCGAAATGGATGGTCAACTGCCGAAGCTCCCTTTCGACCAGAACCCTGGGGTCCTCCACTTCGACGATCTCGATCGTTTCCTGCTCAACAACGACCACCGGCTCGGGCTGGGGCTGGGGCACCGAGGTCGAGTCGCCGCTCACCTTGCGGCTGGCGCATCCCGAAGCCAAAAACGATCCGGCCAGCACGACCATCAATACCAACCAAATTCCTTTGCGCATGTTCTCTTCCTCCCAAAAAAATTGTTTTTGAAACCGAC
Coding sequences within it:
- the pal gene encoding peptidoglycan-associated lipoprotein Pal, which gives rise to MRKGIWLVLMVVLAGSFLASGCASRKVSGDSTSVPQPQPEPVVVVEQETIEIVEVEDPRVLVERELRQLTIHFDFDSSDLKPEARANLQLVADTLKANQTVRVLIEGHCDERGTEEYNLALGERRARAAREFLVLLGVELSRTEILSYGEERPVASGHNETAWSQNRRAEFKPIQ